A section of the Rhizobium sp. BT03 genome encodes:
- a CDS encoding MurR/RpiR family transcriptional regulator yields MPNIPHTSDQHPQTLREIEQFIAKKRIRLPRQLEQVARQMLAQPELIAFESAAAVAKKCNVSQTTVMRLGSHLGIGSYRSLKKLCASHIRERFEFTP; encoded by the coding sequence GTGCCAAACATCCCCCATACAAGCGATCAACATCCCCAAACTTTGCGGGAGATAGAGCAGTTTATTGCCAAGAAGCGGATCCGACTGCCCAGGCAGCTGGAGCAGGTGGCCAGGCAGATGCTTGCGCAGCCGGAATTAATCGCCTTCGAAAGCGCAGCCGCTGTCGCGAAAAAATGCAATGTCTCGCAAACCACAGTCATGAGGCTTGGCAGCCATCTCGGAATTGGATCCTACCGCAGCCTGAAAAAACTCTGTGCCTCACATATTCGAGAACGTTTCGAGTTTACGCCATGA
- a CDS encoding sugar ABC transporter substrate-binding protein, with translation MKFGLKSLVAGAALTAAIIASSAVANAADIRIVAVTHGQANDPFWSVVKNGVSAAAKDMGASVEYRAPETFDMVSMGQLIDAAVNQKPDGLIVSIPDASALGPSIKKAVAAGIPVISINSGSDVSKELGALLHVGQDEYTAGKAAGAKLQELGGKEGLCVNQEVGNVSLDLRCKGFADGFGGKVTVLPVSNDPADVRAKVKAALSSNSAVDTVMALGASTAGEPALAAVEDVGMAGKIKVATFDLSADFLKAVADGKAAFAIDQQQFLQGYLPVVFLANYAKYGLIPGGNVPSGPNLITKEKAAQVVDLSAKGIR, from the coding sequence ATGAAATTTGGTCTGAAATCACTTGTCGCAGGCGCCGCCTTGACGGCCGCGATCATCGCGTCTTCAGCAGTTGCCAATGCCGCCGACATTCGCATCGTTGCCGTCACTCACGGTCAAGCCAACGATCCATTCTGGTCCGTCGTCAAGAACGGCGTGAGCGCAGCGGCCAAGGACATGGGTGCCAGTGTCGAATATCGTGCGCCGGAAACTTTCGACATGGTGTCGATGGGGCAGCTTATCGATGCTGCCGTCAATCAGAAACCCGATGGGCTGATCGTCTCCATTCCGGACGCCTCGGCCCTTGGCCCTTCCATCAAGAAGGCCGTCGCCGCGGGGATCCCGGTCATCTCGATCAATTCCGGCTCCGATGTTTCGAAAGAGCTGGGCGCGCTTCTGCATGTCGGTCAGGACGAATATACCGCCGGCAAAGCCGCCGGCGCGAAGCTGCAGGAACTGGGCGGTAAGGAAGGCCTGTGCGTCAATCAGGAAGTCGGCAATGTTTCGCTCGATCTGCGTTGCAAGGGCTTTGCCGATGGTTTCGGCGGCAAGGTCACGGTGCTTCCTGTCAGCAACGATCCGGCCGATGTTCGGGCGAAGGTCAAGGCAGCGTTGAGTTCCAACTCAGCCGTCGATACCGTTATGGCGCTCGGCGCCAGCACAGCCGGTGAGCCGGCGTTGGCGGCTGTCGAAGATGTCGGTATGGCCGGGAAGATCAAGGTGGCAACATTCGACCTTTCGGCTGATTTTCTGAAGGCGGTGGCAGACGGCAAGGCCGCTTTCGCGATCGATCAGCAGCAATTCCTTCAGGGCTATCTGCCTGTCGTGTTTCTGGCCAATTACGCCAAATACGGGCTCATCCCGGGTGGCAACGTCCCTTCCGGTCCGAACCTGATCACCAAAGAAAAGGCCGCTCAGGTGGTCGATCTTTCTGCTAAGGGAATCCGCTGA
- the glnT gene encoding type III glutamate--ammonia ligase: protein MTLDLSQYASEKGIKYFMISYTDLFGAQRAKLVPAEAIADMQKDGAGFAGFATWLDLTPAHPDLFAVPDASSVIQLPWKKDVAWVAADCVMDDQPVEQAPRVLLKRLVAEAAKEGLRVKTGVEPEFFLISADGSVISDQFDTAEKPCYDQQAVMRRYDVIAEICDYMLELGWKPYQNDHEDANGQFEMNWEYDDVLKTADKHSFFKFMVKSVAEKHGLRATFMPKPFKGLTGNGCHAHISVWDIDGKVNAFADKEMAFGLSAQGKTFLGGIMKHASALAAVTNPTVNSYKRINAPRTTSGATWSPNTVTWTGNNRTHMVRVPGPGRFELRLPDGAVNPYLLQAIIIAAGLDGIRSQADPGRHYDIDMYAEGHLVKGAPRLPLNLLDALRAYDADEGLKQAMGLEFSAAYLKLKHREWNTYCSHFTQWERDSTLDI, encoded by the coding sequence GTGACACTGGACCTCTCGCAATACGCCTCCGAAAAAGGCATCAAATATTTCATGATCAGCTACACGGACCTGTTCGGCGCCCAACGCGCCAAGCTGGTTCCGGCGGAAGCCATTGCCGATATGCAGAAAGACGGCGCGGGCTTTGCGGGCTTTGCCACCTGGCTCGACCTGACGCCCGCCCATCCCGACCTGTTCGCGGTTCCCGATGCGTCCTCCGTCATCCAGCTGCCCTGGAAGAAAGACGTCGCCTGGGTTGCGGCCGACTGCGTCATGGACGATCAGCCGGTCGAACAGGCGCCGCGTGTGCTCCTGAAAAGACTGGTCGCCGAGGCTGCGAAAGAAGGGCTCAGGGTAAAAACCGGCGTCGAGCCGGAATTCTTCCTGATCTCCGCGGATGGTTCCGTCATCTCGGATCAGTTCGATACCGCCGAGAAGCCTTGCTACGATCAGCAGGCGGTGATGCGCCGCTATGACGTCATCGCCGAAATTTGCGATTACATGCTCGAACTCGGCTGGAAGCCCTATCAGAACGACCACGAGGATGCGAACGGCCAGTTCGAGATGAACTGGGAATATGACGACGTTCTGAAGACGGCGGACAAGCACTCCTTCTTCAAGTTCATGGTCAAGTCGGTCGCCGAAAAACACGGCCTTCGCGCCACCTTCATGCCGAAGCCCTTCAAGGGCCTGACCGGAAACGGCTGCCACGCCCATATTTCGGTCTGGGACATCGACGGCAAGGTCAACGCCTTTGCCGACAAGGAAATGGCTTTCGGCCTCTCGGCTCAGGGCAAGACCTTCCTCGGCGGCATCATGAAGCACGCCTCGGCACTTGCCGCTGTCACCAATCCGACGGTCAATTCCTACAAGCGCATCAACGCGCCGCGCACCACCTCCGGCGCTACCTGGTCGCCGAACACCGTCACCTGGACCGGCAACAACCGCACCCACATGGTGCGCGTTCCGGGACCGGGACGTTTCGAGCTGCGCCTGCCGGATGGGGCGGTCAATCCCTACTTGCTGCAGGCGATCATCATCGCCGCCGGCCTCGACGGCATCCGCAGCCAGGCAGACCCCGGCCGGCACTACGATATCGACATGTATGCCGAGGGCCATCTGGTGAAGGGCGCGCCGCGCCTGCCGCTCAACCTTCTCGATGCGCTGCGCGCTTATGATGCAGATGAGGGCTTGAAGCAGGCCATGGGCCTGGAATTTTCCGCCGCCTATCTCAAGCTCAAGCACCGGGAATGGAATACCTACTGCTCGCATTTCACCCAGTGGGAACGCGACAGCACGCTCGACATCTGA
- a CDS encoding GXGXG domain-containing protein, protein MPTFDLSNTPLRELNSALHALSQGANDTEFEVINPRGSHAVAVGIDSPVTVAVRGSVGYYCAGMNDGGRVTVHGSAGPGVAENMMSGTVVIEGDASQYAGATGRGGLLVIKGNAASRCGISMKGIDIVVHGSIGHMSAFMGQSGHLVVLGDAGDALGDSLYEAKLFVRGEVKSLGSDCIEKEMRREHLEKLAELLERAGVTDVRPEEFKRYGSARKLYNFNIDNADAY, encoded by the coding sequence ATGCCGACATTCGATCTTTCCAACACTCCTCTTCGCGAACTGAACAGCGCGCTGCATGCCCTTTCCCAAGGCGCCAACGACACCGAATTCGAGGTCATCAACCCGCGCGGCAGCCATGCCGTCGCCGTCGGCATCGACAGCCCCGTCACGGTCGCCGTCAGAGGCTCGGTCGGCTATTACTGCGCCGGCATGAATGACGGCGGCAGGGTTACGGTTCATGGGTCCGCCGGTCCGGGCGTTGCCGAAAACATGATGTCCGGCACCGTCGTCATCGAAGGCGACGCCAGCCAGTATGCCGGCGCCACCGGCCGCGGCGGCCTGCTCGTCATCAAGGGCAACGCGGCCTCGCGCTGCGGCATTTCGATGAAGGGCATCGACATCGTCGTTCACGGCAGCATCGGCCACATGTCGGCCTTCATGGGCCAGTCCGGCCATCTCGTCGTGCTCGGCGACGCCGGCGATGCGCTGGGGGATTCGCTCTACGAAGCCAAGCTTTTCGTCCGCGGCGAGGTCAAGAGCCTCGGCTCCGACTGCATCGAGAAAGAGATGCGGCGGGAGCATCTGGAGAAGCTTGCCGAGCTGCTCGAGCGCGCAGGGGTGACCGACGTCAGGCCCGAAGAGTTCAAGCGCTACGGCTCGGCCCGCAAGCTCTACAATTTCAACATCGACAACGCCGACGCGTATTGA
- a CDS encoding ABC transporter permease: MASLEQKAAVTPKADERIKQVGFLTQLMRRPELGAVAGLVLVIVFFFLTADPTMFSLSGVMTIMAPASQLGILAIAAALLMIGGEFDLSIGSMVAFAGLVFGVILTNFGQPLSVAIVMTMLFAAFMGAINGQIVIHTRLPSFIVTLAFLFILRGLTLVGLKWATGGSTQLRGVSDHVKDSPLLGIFSGEALKGAFLWLADHDLIDKFPNGVPKVTGVPVSVLWFVALALLATWVLLRTRTGNWVFAAGGDPNAARNSGVPVHRVKTGLFALTACAAALVAIITVLDAGSTDARRGFQKEFEAIIAAVIGGCLLTGGYGSAIGAFFGAIIFGSVSIGLTYTKFDSDWFQVFLGSMLLLAVLFNNFIRRKVTGER, translated from the coding sequence ATGGCTTCGCTTGAGCAGAAAGCGGCGGTTACGCCGAAAGCCGATGAGCGCATCAAGCAGGTGGGCTTTCTGACGCAACTGATGCGTCGGCCCGAGCTTGGAGCTGTGGCCGGCCTAGTGCTCGTCATCGTATTTTTCTTTCTCACCGCAGACCCCACGATGTTTTCGCTTTCGGGTGTGATGACGATCATGGCGCCGGCCTCCCAATTGGGGATCCTCGCTATCGCGGCCGCACTCCTGATGATCGGCGGCGAGTTCGATCTCTCGATCGGGTCTATGGTCGCATTCGCTGGACTGGTCTTTGGTGTCATCCTGACGAACTTCGGGCAGCCATTGTCGGTCGCCATCGTGATGACGATGCTTTTCGCCGCCTTCATGGGCGCGATCAACGGACAGATCGTGATCCATACGCGTCTGCCATCCTTTATCGTGACGCTGGCGTTCCTCTTTATTCTCCGCGGCCTGACGCTTGTCGGCCTGAAATGGGCGACCGGTGGCTCGACGCAGCTCCGCGGCGTCAGCGACCATGTCAAGGACAGCCCGCTGCTTGGAATTTTCTCCGGCGAAGCCCTGAAGGGCGCCTTCTTATGGCTTGCGGATCATGATCTGATCGACAAGTTCCCCAATGGCGTGCCGAAGGTCACGGGCGTTCCGGTTTCCGTCTTGTGGTTCGTAGCCCTTGCCCTGCTTGCGACCTGGGTCTTATTGCGTACGCGCACCGGCAACTGGGTCTTTGCGGCCGGCGGCGATCCCAATGCGGCGAGGAACTCGGGTGTCCCGGTTCACAGGGTTAAAACCGGCCTCTTTGCGCTGACGGCATGTGCGGCAGCTCTCGTCGCGATCATCACCGTACTCGATGCTGGTTCCACCGACGCCAGGCGCGGATTTCAAAAGGAATTCGAAGCCATCATCGCAGCCGTTATCGGCGGATGTCTGCTCACCGGCGGCTACGGCTCGGCGATCGGCGCCTTCTTCGGTGCGATTATCTTCGGCTCGGTTTCGATCGGCCTGACCTATACCAAGTTCGACTCCGACTGGTTTCAGGTGTTCCTCGGCTCGATGCTGTTGCTGGCCGTGCTCTTCAACAATTTCATTCGCCGCAAGGTTACCGGGGAGCGCTGA
- the iolG gene encoding inositol 2-dehydrogenase: protein MIRFGVIGAGRIGKVHASTIAANRKAKLAYVADAFTASADALAAQTGAEVASAEDVINSANVDAILIATPTPSHADLIEAASRAGKAVLCEKPVSLSVERINACLDVVDKNNSTLMIGFNRRFDPNFANVEARLRHGDIGEIEIVTITSRDPAPPPPEYVQSSGGLFRDMMIHDFDMARFLMGEEFVVVNALGSSLVDKAIGAEGDVDTAAVQMQTASGRIAVITNSRRATYGYDQRIEVHGATGMLAAKNIQATSVELSNAGGICGDPVQYFFLERYAQAYAHEIDAFIDAVDSGNRSPRPSGFDGLQAQKLAEAATESWRTGRPIAVN from the coding sequence ATGATTAGGTTTGGAGTGATCGGCGCCGGCCGGATAGGCAAGGTGCATGCCTCGACCATTGCGGCGAACCGCAAGGCGAAGCTTGCTTACGTGGCGGATGCCTTCACGGCCTCTGCAGATGCGCTTGCGGCGCAGACGGGCGCCGAGGTAGCCAGCGCGGAGGATGTCATCAATTCCGCGAACGTCGATGCGATCCTGATCGCGACGCCGACGCCGAGCCACGCCGACCTGATCGAGGCCGCCTCGAGAGCCGGCAAGGCAGTCCTTTGCGAGAAACCGGTCTCCCTTTCGGTCGAACGCATAAATGCCTGCCTCGATGTGGTCGATAAGAACAATTCGACACTGATGATCGGCTTCAATCGCCGTTTCGACCCGAATTTTGCCAATGTGGAAGCGCGCCTGCGCCACGGCGATATCGGCGAGATCGAGATCGTGACGATCACCAGCCGGGATCCCGCACCGCCGCCGCCGGAATACGTACAGTCTTCGGGCGGCCTCTTCCGGGACATGATGATCCATGATTTCGACATGGCCCGCTTCCTGATGGGCGAAGAATTCGTCGTCGTAAATGCACTCGGATCGTCGCTTGTCGACAAGGCAATCGGAGCCGAGGGCGATGTGGACACCGCCGCGGTGCAGATGCAGACGGCTTCCGGGCGCATTGCGGTCATTACCAATTCGCGCCGCGCGACCTACGGCTACGACCAGCGCATCGAAGTCCACGGCGCCACCGGCATGTTGGCGGCGAAAAACATCCAGGCAACGAGCGTCGAGCTTTCTAATGCCGGCGGCATCTGCGGCGATCCCGTCCAGTATTTCTTCCTCGAACGTTACGCCCAGGCCTACGCCCACGAGATCGATGCCTTCATCGACGCGGTCGACAGCGGCAATCGGTCGCCCAGACCGAGCGGTTTTGATGGCCTGCAGGCACAGAAACTGGCGGAGGCGGCCACCGAGAGCTGGCGCACTGGCAGGCCGATCGCCGTCAACTAA
- a CDS encoding TIM barrel protein has protein sequence MDDRSQNSLPPFTLAACAEMLWRDKPIEWRASRLKEMGFGVGLWNWPEHDLGKLEATGATFTIMNGYLAGRLTDDEGAAELLKTARETAQIGKRLGVQRLNLHGTGLGDRGLPVQPVEVVTGAMWLKARDTLCRVVDMAEEEGVTFTLENLNLPVDHPGVPFGRAEDTLVLVSSVNHPRLRLNLDLYHAQIGEGNLIELCRKCLPWIGEIQVADVPGRCEPGTGEVNWNGVAKALNAMGYSGPVGMEAWASGDDEAALARFRDSFTI, from the coding sequence ATGGACGATCGATCACAAAATTCCTTGCCTCCGTTCACGCTCGCCGCCTGTGCGGAAATGCTCTGGCGCGACAAACCGATCGAGTGGCGCGCCTCGCGCCTGAAGGAAATGGGCTTCGGCGTTGGTCTGTGGAATTGGCCGGAGCACGATCTCGGCAAGTTGGAGGCAACGGGCGCGACCTTTACAATCATGAACGGCTATCTCGCCGGTCGTCTGACGGACGACGAAGGTGCCGCCGAACTTCTCAAGACGGCACGCGAAACGGCGCAGATCGGTAAGCGGCTCGGCGTGCAAAGGCTCAATCTGCACGGCACAGGTCTGGGAGACAGAGGCTTGCCGGTCCAGCCAGTCGAAGTCGTGACCGGCGCCATGTGGCTGAAGGCGCGTGACACCCTCTGCCGTGTCGTCGACATGGCCGAAGAAGAAGGCGTCACCTTCACGCTCGAGAACCTCAACCTGCCGGTCGATCATCCGGGCGTGCCGTTCGGGCGCGCCGAAGACACGTTGGTGCTTGTCTCCAGCGTCAATCATCCTCGGCTCCGCCTTAATCTCGATCTCTACCATGCCCAGATTGGCGAGGGAAACCTGATCGAGCTTTGCCGCAAATGCCTGCCTTGGATCGGCGAAATCCAGGTTGCCGATGTGCCTGGCCGCTGCGAGCCCGGTACCGGCGAGGTCAACTGGAACGGCGTCGCCAAGGCGCTAAACGCCATGGGTTATTCCGGCCCGGTGGGCATGGAGGCCTGGGCCTCCGGCGACGATGAGGCCGCGCTTGCCCGCTTTCGCGACTCCTTCACGATCTGA
- a CDS encoding oxidoreductase, producing the protein MSQNKVVVITGASSGIGEATARLLVQHGFQVFGGVRNPNRVNAIPGVRYGTVDVTDDASVSNFVQWVLSEAGKIDILVNNAGVSLVGPVENTSPAEAQTVFDANVFGPLRMIRAALPSMRAARSGLIINISSVLGFLPAPFMGIYASSKHALEGLSESLDHEVREFNVRVVLIEPTFTNTKLDVNAAQTEAPLGAYAAQADATIKAVQAQIKTAPSPVKVAEKILAAINGPYKMRQPAGGQATLLSRLRRFMPASAVDSSLRKTFGFGKRPAS; encoded by the coding sequence ATGTCTCAAAATAAAGTTGTCGTCATCACCGGAGCATCCTCCGGAATAGGCGAAGCCACAGCCCGCCTTCTCGTACAACACGGCTTCCAGGTTTTTGGGGGCGTACGCAACCCTAACCGTGTCAACGCTATCCCCGGCGTGCGCTATGGAACTGTCGACGTGACCGATGACGCTTCGGTCTCCAATTTTGTTCAATGGGTTTTGTCCGAGGCAGGCAAGATCGACATCCTGGTCAATAATGCCGGCGTTTCGCTGGTCGGCCCTGTCGAGAACACGTCGCCTGCCGAAGCGCAAACGGTATTCGATGCCAATGTTTTCGGCCCTTTGCGGATGATCCGCGCTGCCTTGCCCTCCATGCGCGCCGCCCGCAGCGGGCTGATCATCAATATCAGCTCGGTCCTCGGCTTCCTGCCGGCACCGTTCATGGGAATATATGCCAGCAGCAAGCATGCGCTCGAAGGATTGTCGGAGTCGCTGGACCATGAGGTTCGCGAGTTCAACGTGCGCGTCGTGCTGATTGAGCCGACCTTCACCAACACCAAGCTCGATGTAAACGCGGCACAGACCGAGGCACCCTTGGGAGCTTACGCGGCGCAGGCGGACGCGACCATCAAGGCGGTACAGGCCCAGATCAAAACCGCGCCGTCGCCTGTAAAGGTTGCGGAGAAGATATTGGCGGCAATCAACGGCCCATACAAAATGCGCCAACCGGCCGGCGGCCAGGCGACGCTTCTAAGCCGGCTGCGCAGGTTTATGCCGGCGAGCGCGGTCGACAGCAGCCTGCGCAAGACGTTCGGCTTCGGAAAGCGTCCTGCGTCCTAA
- a CDS encoding ATP-binding cassette domain-containing protein: MVDVNIRTPVIEVTDIVKHYGSVIALNGVSMQVSAGEVLCLLGDNGAGKSTLIKTLSGVVRPSGGEFRVEGKPVDFRSPRDALDAGIATVYQDLAMIPLMSITRNFFMGREPRRGVFLFRHIDFDHCNDVTREEMRKIGIDIRDPNQAVGTLSGGERQCVAIARAVYFGAKILILDEPTSALGVAQTSMVLKYIHQVRQKGLGVIFITHNVRHAYAVADRFTILNRGQTLGTYAKANIAMDELQNLMAGGKELQQLSEELGGTI; encoded by the coding sequence ATGGTTGACGTCAACATTCGAACTCCGGTCATCGAAGTGACCGATATCGTCAAGCACTACGGTTCGGTGATCGCATTGAACGGCGTGTCCATGCAAGTCTCCGCCGGAGAGGTGCTTTGCCTGCTGGGAGACAATGGCGCAGGCAAATCCACGCTGATCAAGACGCTATCCGGCGTTGTCCGCCCGAGCGGCGGCGAGTTCCGGGTGGAGGGAAAGCCGGTCGATTTCAGGAGCCCCCGGGATGCCCTCGATGCGGGGATCGCGACCGTCTACCAGGATCTTGCGATGATCCCCCTGATGTCGATTACCCGCAATTTCTTCATGGGGCGGGAACCTCGCAGAGGCGTCTTCCTATTCCGTCATATCGACTTCGATCACTGCAATGACGTCACGCGCGAGGAAATGCGCAAGATCGGCATCGATATCCGCGATCCCAACCAGGCCGTCGGCACGCTTTCCGGCGGTGAACGCCAGTGCGTGGCCATCGCACGAGCGGTCTATTTCGGCGCCAAGATCCTCATCCTGGACGAGCCGACCTCGGCGCTCGGCGTGGCGCAGACATCAATGGTGTTGAAGTACATCCATCAGGTCCGGCAGAAAGGATTGGGCGTTATCTTTATTACCCACAATGTCCGCCACGCCTATGCGGTGGCCGACCGTTTCACCATCCTCAACCGCGGTCAAACGCTTGGCACATACGCAAAGGCGAACATCGCGATGGACGAGCTCCAGAACCTGATGGCCGGTGGCAAGGAGCTGCAGCAACTGTCCGAAGAACTCGGCGGTACGATCTAG
- the purU gene encoding formyltetrahydrofolate deformylase — translation MKNVVLTVSCRSTRGIVAAISSYLAEKGCNIIDSSQFDDLDTGKFFMRVSFISEEGLSGSEIGADFAAVAAPFSMDYEFHDSEKRMKVLLMVSRFGHCLNDLLYRWKIGALSIDIVGVVSNHFDYQKVVVNHDIPFHHIPVTKANKVQAEAHIMSVAEQTGTELIVLARYMQILSDEMCQKMSGKIINIHHSFLPSFKGANPYKQAYGRGVKLIGATAHYVTADLDEGPIIEQDTARITHAQSPDDYVSIGRDVESQVLARAIHAHIHHRTFINGNRTVVFPASPGSYASERMG, via the coding sequence ATGAAAAACGTCGTACTCACCGTATCCTGCAGATCGACGCGCGGCATCGTTGCGGCGATTTCGAGCTATCTGGCGGAAAAGGGCTGCAACATCATCGACAGCTCGCAGTTCGACGATCTCGATACCGGCAAGTTCTTCATGCGCGTCTCCTTCATTTCGGAAGAGGGCCTGTCCGGCTCAGAGATCGGCGCCGATTTTGCCGCCGTCGCCGCACCCTTTTCGATGGACTACGAATTTCACGACAGCGAGAAGCGCATGAAGGTGCTGCTGATGGTGTCGCGCTTCGGCCATTGTCTCAACGACCTGCTCTACCGCTGGAAGATCGGGGCGCTTTCGATCGACATCGTCGGCGTCGTCTCCAACCATTTCGACTACCAGAAGGTCGTCGTCAACCACGACATTCCCTTCCACCATATTCCGGTCACCAAGGCCAACAAGGTGCAGGCCGAAGCCCATATCATGTCGGTGGCCGAGCAGACCGGCACCGAGCTGATCGTGCTTGCCCGCTACATGCAGATCCTGTCGGACGAGATGTGCCAGAAGATGTCGGGCAAGATCATCAACATCCACCATTCCTTCCTGCCGAGCTTCAAGGGCGCTAACCCCTACAAGCAGGCCTATGGCCGCGGCGTCAAACTGATCGGCGCCACCGCCCATTACGTCACCGCCGATCTCGACGAAGGCCCGATCATCGAGCAGGATACGGCGCGCATCACCCATGCCCAGTCGCCCGACGACTACGTCTCGATCGGCCGCGACGTCGAAAGCCAGGTGCTGGCCCGCGCCATCCACGCCCATATCCATCACCGTACCTTCATCAACGGCAACCGCACCGTCGTCTTCCCGGCAAGCCCCGGCAGCTACGCTTCCGAACGCATGGGTTGA
- a CDS encoding FMN-binding glutamate synthase family protein — translation MSYHNPYTPPRKSATFDDYTLAEIRRAAATGIYDIRGAGTKRKVPHFDDLLFLGASISRYPLEGYREKCDTTVVLGSRFAKKPITLKTPITIAGMSFGALSGNAKEALGRGATISGTSTTTGDGGMTDEERGHSQTLVYQYLPSRYGMNPKDLRRADAIEVVVGQGAKPGGGGMLLGQKISDRVANMRNLPKGIDQRSACRHPDWTGPDDLEIKIMELREITDWEKPIYVKIGGARPYYDTALAVKAGADVVVLDGMQGGTAATQDVFIENVGMPTLACIRPAVQALQELGMHRKVQLIVSGGIRSGADVAKALALGADAVAIGTAALVAIGDNDPHWEAEYQKLGTTAGAYDDWHEGKDPAGITTQDPELAKRLDPVAAGRRLANYLKVMTLEAQTIARACGKNHLHNLEPEDLVALTIEASAMAQVPLAGTNWIPGKTGF, via the coding sequence ATGAGCTATCACAACCCCTATACCCCGCCACGCAAGTCCGCGACCTTCGACGATTATACGCTCGCCGAAATCCGCCGCGCGGCGGCGACCGGCATCTATGACATCCGCGGCGCCGGCACCAAGCGCAAGGTTCCGCATTTCGACGATCTGTTGTTTCTCGGCGCCTCCATCTCGCGCTACCCGCTCGAAGGTTATCGCGAGAAGTGCGACACGACAGTGGTGCTCGGCTCACGCTTCGCCAAGAAACCGATCACGCTGAAGACGCCGATCACCATTGCCGGCATGAGCTTCGGCGCGCTGTCCGGCAATGCCAAGGAAGCGCTCGGCCGCGGTGCGACGATATCGGGCACCTCTACCACGACAGGCGACGGCGGCATGACCGACGAGGAGCGCGGCCATTCGCAGACGCTGGTCTATCAATATCTGCCCTCGCGCTACGGCATGAACCCCAAGGATCTGCGCCGCGCCGATGCGATCGAAGTCGTGGTCGGCCAGGGCGCCAAGCCCGGCGGCGGCGGCATGCTGCTCGGCCAGAAGATCTCCGACCGCGTCGCCAATATGCGCAACCTGCCGAAGGGCATCGACCAGCGTTCGGCCTGCCGCCATCCGGATTGGACCGGCCCCGACGATCTTGAAATCAAGATCATGGAGCTGCGCGAGATCACCGATTGGGAAAAGCCGATCTACGTCAAGATCGGCGGCGCGCGGCCCTATTACGACACGGCCCTTGCGGTGAAAGCAGGCGCCGACGTCGTCGTGCTCGACGGCATGCAGGGCGGCACGGCGGCGACCCAGGACGTCTTCATCGAGAATGTCGGCATGCCGACACTTGCCTGCATTCGTCCGGCCGTCCAGGCGCTGCAGGAACTCGGTATGCACCGCAAAGTGCAGCTGATCGTTTCGGGCGGCATCCGCTCGGGTGCCGACGTCGCAAAGGCATTGGCGCTCGGCGCCGATGCGGTGGCGATCGGCACCGCCGCACTCGTCGCCATCGGCGACAACGATCCCCACTGGGAAGCGGAATATCAGAAGCTCGGCACGACGGCCGGCGCCTATGACGACTGGCATGAAGGCAAGGATCCGGCCGGCATCACCACCCAGGATCCGGAGCTTGCAAAACGCCTCGATCCGGTTGCGGCCGGCCGCCGCCTTGCCAACTACCTCAAGGTGATGACGCTCGAGGCGCAGACCATCGCGCGTGCCTGCGGCAAGAACCATCTTCACAACCTCGAGCCGGAAGACCTCGTCGCACTGACGATCGAGGCGTCGGCCATGGCGCAAGTGCCGCTCGCCGGCACCAACTGGATCCCCGGCAAGACCGGTTTTTAA